In Telopea speciosissima isolate NSW1024214 ecotype Mountain lineage chromosome 10, Tspe_v1, whole genome shotgun sequence, the DNA window AAAGTGCTTGCCATGTGTCGCATCTGGACTGTTTGAACTGTGGACCAGTTTGTCCAACTGTTAGTGCCAACCACTGGTCCTGATTGATTTAGGCCCCAGTCTGCTTTTAATAACATTGATTTGTCTTTTCTCCGTATATGCTTGTGGTATAAATTGAATGGACTGGCGAGGTATCCCAGACAGCTTTGGTTGTATAGTACTATTCCAAACACTGTATTTTACAACGAAAAAACTGGGTACatttttcatcttcaagtggaattgtcatttttttttgggtaatgcaGCCtttgagctctctctctctctcccactctgCATCTCGCTGTCCTTTtttcaaagagagggaaaaaaagaaaaaagaaaaagaaaaaacgacAGGCTTGAGGGAGGGGATTCAGCAAACGTTATTAAAATGGATGATAGAATTGAGGGACGAAACTTGGTATTATGCTCATATAACAAAGCTATTCAACACCTAGCATCTCACTTGCACGTAGAGTTTCATTGTCAACCAAGAAATGCAAATTAGAGTGGCAGACAAATTGGCCAGAAAAGGGGTGGTTGGGCTCCGAATTTATTTCGAGGATTCCTGTTGTGCTATGCATTCCTATTGATGTGTCACTAACCTATGTGCTTCGATAGGAAAGATGAATCTTTGATGCATTTTGATCTTTAATtgttctttttatatggttcaAAGAGGAGATGAATCTTTAACgcattttgatttttagttGATCTTTTGTAATTCAAAGCGGAAGCTGAATCTTGCTCAGTAAActtgtaactgatcaaaaaTCTTTTGGACTGTAGTTAGTTTCGGCCAAAAACATGAAATCCGGCAGGTCTATGTGAGGAGTACTGCTCGAGTATATGAGATATACTATGCGCCCTACCTGCAGAGTGGTGATGAATATCTCTGCACTGTACGTTGTGGCATTGTCactaaggaggatgaaagttgCCATGCCAGTGAAAATGGGGAAGCTATAATCGCAAAGCCAATGGGTTCTACTGAAAAGCTTATTGAAGAGAAGGCTAAGAGTGAAGTTACTAATagctccaatgaagatgattggGTAGACGTGAAGGTACCGGATTGTCCCTCACTTGATGGCAAAACCAATTTTCAGTCAAAAGGAACAGGACACTTGGGAAGAACCATTCAGGTATTAATTCTTTaacaaaatctgatttttctcaGATAAATTTATTTCCTGTTACTCTTTTTGAATATTGTACCCTGTTCTGTTTCTGATTGATGAAATATTGCAGGATATGTATGAGGCTACAGCAGAGATTAGTGATGGAAGCCCTTGCATATCCATTACACTGCGCTTGCTCTCACTTCAGACCAAGGGATCTGTCCATGTGGAGGAGATCTATGTATTTGCTGATCCTGTTGAATCCACTGATTCAGACCAAGCGGTGGGGCCAGTGGACGATTCGACCAGAAGTTCTTTAGTGGCTATGCTTGTTCCTACTCTTCTGCAACTGTCTAAAAGTGGGAGTGGCAAAATGCAGGATAGGCGTGTCTCTGATATCAGGGATGGTGTGCTGAAGACAACGGAGTTAAGCAGTGGTTCAATAGGGAATACAGTACAACAGGGAGAGAAGTCCAGCAGTGCTGCTCAATTAGAAATGAAGATTCAAGAAGTGACCCAGGCCAATGCAGAATCCATGAAGTCAAATTCCAGCATGGGTGGTCAGCAGGAGGTGAAAATACAGGAAGATATCCATTTCACACAGTTAGAGTCTGGGACTCAGGTGCTGGGTACGGGGCAGAAATATGATTCTGTCACTGTAGAAAATGGTTCAACTTGCAGCCGTCTCGATAGAGTCTTGGATCAGCTGGTTTGCCGAATCGAGAGATTAGAAATGGTGTGTTCAAGATTCGAAGAAAACATGCTGAAGCCCCTTGCTGGAATTGAAACGAGACTTGGGCGACTGGAGCAGCAACTGGAGGTATTTACAATGAGATCCCAGCCGTCTAGATTATACTCATGCACAAGGATTGCCGCTCCTGAATTTTCATGCACTGaatccgagtccaactcctttTATAATGATGGACATGAAAACCGAGGTAGTGAGGGACTGGAAATAGCTAAGGACGATAGTCATTTTGATAAACCATCGTCTGCCACAGATGTTGCACCTGTTTCAGTGGATGTATCTCAGTTCCCAGGTCTGGTAATTACTGCACCGGAATTTTCAAatgctgatgatgaagaggatgatggTGATAATCTCTGTGATGGTAAGAACAGTAATGAGGATTTTGAGTCTGCAAGGAAGGATCTCCCCATAAATAAACGGGTTATTTCCATTGATGATGCTTTAGCTTCAGCACTTTCGGGGTTCTTATCTTCAGCCGCAGTTCAACCTCCACAATATACCCAGACTTTGGTCATCAAGGCTCCTGATTTTACTAATGAAGAGGATGGGAATGATGAAAAATTGGAGTCCccggtcatttcatgtgaaagAGGTGCAGATCCTGCTTTCTTTGTTGGCGAAGAAATTGGAATAGAGGATGTGAAAGATTCAGCTTCTCCCTGCATCACCACCTCTTTAGTGCAAGCTATGGAGTTCCCCAATCATGATGTGACCAAGACAACAGCCGAAGGACCTCTCGGACAAGATGAGCCATATGAAGATGGGACAGAAAGTAACATTACTATTGTTGGAAATGGGCTTGACACACAAACAAAAAGTGGAGATGAAAGCAGAAGAGGGAAGTCTGGAGAAGGTTGTCCAACAGACCAGCTTCACAAGCAAGGGTATGAAGACCATGACCCCTTACTTAATTTTACTTTCCTTGGTGACCAGTCTCCCACAAATCAGACTGATGATGGCTCAATACATATTGTGGAAGGGGCCGATGCTAAGAACAACCTTTTCATAGAACACAATGATGATCAAAGTCTTGATTCTACTACTGAAGGAGCCATTCCGTGCATGGATTCAATCACTGTTAGAGAGGTCCAAGGTGCAGAATTAAGCAATAGTGTGTTGCAGAACATTCTTGATCATACAT includes these proteins:
- the LOC122641895 gene encoding uncharacterized protein LOC122641895 isoform X1, which translates into the protein METRSTSPCFSTNWIVEHGSLENNLTFESSSFPIDEATEASPKDYLLLKPASPDSGPCEIKISFGQKHEIRQVYVRSTARVYEIYYAPYLQSGDEYLCTVRCGIVTKEDESCHASENGEAIIAKPMGSTEKLIEEKAKSEVTNSSNEDDWVDVKVPDCPSLDGKTNFQSKGTGHLGRTIQDMYEATAEISDGSPCISITLRLLSLQTKGSVHVEEIYVFADPVESTDSDQAVGPVDDSTRSSLVAMLVPTLLQLSKSGSGKMQDRRVSDIRDGVLKTTELSSGSIGNTVQQGEKSSSAAQLEMKIQEVTQANAESMKSNSSMGGQQEVKIQEDIHFTQLESGTQVLGTGQKYDSVTVENGSTCSRLDRVLDQLVCRIERLEMVCSRFEENMLKPLAGIETRLGRLEQQLEVFTMRSQPSRLYSCTRIAAPEFSCTESESNSFYNDGHENRGSEGLEIAKDDSHFDKPSSATDVAPVSVDVSQFPGLVITAPEFSNADDEEDDGDNLCDGKNSNEDFESARKDLPINKRVISIDDALASALSGFLSSAAVQPPQYTQTLVIKAPDFTNEEDGNDEKLESPVISCERGADPAFFVGEEIGIEDVKDSASPCITKTTAEGPLGQDEPYEDGTESNITIVGNGLDTQTKSGDESRRGKSGEGCPTDQLHKQGYEDHDPLLNFTFLGDQSPTNQTDDGSIHIVEGADAKNNLFIEHNDDQSLDSTTEGAIPCMDSITVREVQGAELSNSVLQNILDHTYIPVDFNLPLLEVEFIPLVNWNARSPLEALLNDTPATEAEVSCVRDEDIEVTELPPDIPDDFIVKDVPSNTEDEVPLTCSDKELPFTSLI
- the LOC122641895 gene encoding uncharacterized protein LOC122641895 isoform X2, coding for METRSTSPCFSTNWIVEHGSLENNLTFESSSFPIDEATEASPKDYLLLKPASPDSGPCEIKISFGQKHEIRQVYVRSTARVYEIYYAPYLQSGDEYLCTVRCGIVTKEDESCHASENGEAIIAKPMGSTEKLIEEKAKSEVTNSSNEDDWVDVKVPDCPSLDGKTNFQSKGTGHLGRTIQDMYEATAEISDGSPCISITLRLLSLQTKGSVHVEEIYVFADPVESTDSDQAVGPVDDSTRSSLVAMLVPTLLQLSKSGSGKMQDRRVSDIRDGVLKTTELSSGSIGNTVQQGEKSSSAAQLEMKIQEVTQANAESMKSNSSMGGQQEVKIQEDIHFTQLESGTQVLGTGQKYDSVTVENGSTCSRLDRVLDQLVCRIERLEMVCSRFEENMLKPLAGIETRLGRLEQQLEVFTMRSQPSRLYSCTRIAAPEFSCTESESNSFYNDGHENRGSEGLEIAKDDSHFDKPSSATDVAPVSVDVSQFPGLVITAPEFSNADDEEDDGDNLCDGKNSNEDFESARKDLPINKRVISIDDALASALSGFLSSAAVQPPQYTQTLVIKAPDFTNEEDGNDEKLESPVISCERGADPAFFVGEEIGIDDVTKTTAEGPLGQDEPYEDGTESNITIVGNGLDTQTKSGDESRRGKSGEGCPTDQLHKQGYEDHDPLLNFTFLGDQSPTNQTDDGSIHIVEGADAKNNLFIEHNDDQSLDSTTEGAIPCMDSITVREVQGAELSNSVLQNILDHTYIPVDFNLPLLEVEFIPLVNWNARSPLEALLNDTPATEAEVSCVRDEDIEVTELPPDIPDDFIVKDVPSNTEDEVPLTCSDKELPFTSLI